From the genome of Gammaproteobacteria bacterium, one region includes:
- the secA gene encoding preprotein translocase subunit SecA: MVTAVFRKVFGSRNDRVLKGYQKQVRLINDLERAMQALSDSALAEKTIEFRQRLTQGEKLDALLPEAFATVREASRRALNMRHFDVQLIGGMVLHQGKIAEMRTGEGKTLVAPLAVYLNALAGRGVHVVTVNDYLARRDAAWMGQIYQALGLTVGVIVNGLDSASRRASYAADVTYGTNNEFGFDYLRDNMAFDKASRVQRGLNFAVVDEVDSILIDEARTPLIISGPTNENSATYAAVNLLIPKLSRQQEEDGPGDYSVDEKVKQAYLTEEGHDKVEQLLAGADLIKLGESLYDVGNIGLMHHLNAALRAHALFQKDVDYIVRNNEVIIVDEFTGRTMPGRRWSEGLHQAIEAKEGVPIQNENQTLASITFQNYFRLYDKLSGMTGTADTEAFEFHQIYNLEVVVIPTHQNMVRKDNGDLVYLTIAEKFQAIIEDIKACVAEGQPILVGTASVEASETLSGLLNKGGIKHQVLNAKQHEAESHVIAQAGRPGTVTIATNMAGRGTDIVLGGSLDVELAALGEDADAGARHKVESEWRQRHEQVIAAGGLHIVGTERHDSRRIDNQLRGRSGRQGDPGSSRFYLSLEDNLMRIFASDRVKGLMQRLGMKEGESIEHPWVTRAIENAQRKVEAHNFDTRKHLLEYDDVANDQRKVVYQQRNELIEADDISDSIVAIRQDVVNGVISQYIPPGSIEEQWDVSGLTEAIEREFGRTMALQQWLDEDQALHEEPLRERILAEIAGIYTDKEQQIGAHTMRRFERDVMLQILDGHWKDHLAAMDYLRQGIGLRGYAQKNPKQEYKREAFEMFQQMLEQIKHAVVSILARVQVRSEQELDELERENRETPAMQYEHADAGSALHPETDANPDAAEPETEPAPQPYRRQGRKVGRNEPCWCDSGKKFKQCHGRLA, from the coding sequence ATGGTAACCGCCGTATTCAGAAAAGTTTTCGGCAGCCGCAACGACCGCGTTCTCAAGGGCTATCAAAAACAGGTCAGACTCATCAATGACCTAGAGCGCGCAATGCAGGCGCTCAGCGATAGCGCGCTGGCTGAAAAAACGATCGAATTCCGGCAGCGCCTGACGCAGGGCGAAAAGCTGGACGCGCTGCTGCCTGAAGCGTTCGCCACGGTGCGGGAGGCTAGCCGGCGCGCGCTTAATATGCGTCACTTCGACGTGCAGCTCATCGGCGGCATGGTGTTGCACCAGGGCAAGATCGCCGAGATGCGCACGGGTGAAGGCAAGACACTGGTGGCTCCACTGGCGGTGTACCTGAATGCCCTGGCCGGGCGCGGCGTGCATGTCGTCACGGTCAACGATTATCTCGCGCGACGCGACGCCGCGTGGATGGGACAGATCTACCAGGCATTAGGGCTGACCGTGGGCGTTATTGTCAACGGCCTGGACTCGGCTTCGCGGCGCGCGTCCTACGCGGCCGATGTGACCTATGGCACCAATAACGAGTTCGGCTTCGATTATCTGCGCGACAATATGGCCTTCGACAAAGCCAGTCGCGTGCAGCGTGGCCTTAACTTCGCGGTGGTCGACGAGGTCGATTCCATTCTTATCGACGAGGCGCGCACGCCGCTGATCATCTCCGGCCCCACCAATGAAAATTCGGCGACTTATGCCGCCGTCAACCTGCTCATCCCGAAGCTTTCCCGCCAGCAGGAAGAAGACGGGCCCGGCGATTATAGTGTGGACGAGAAGGTCAAACAGGCGTATCTCACCGAGGAAGGCCACGACAAGGTCGAACAGTTGCTGGCCGGGGCCGACCTGATCAAGCTCGGCGAAAGCCTTTACGACGTCGGCAATATTGGCCTGATGCATCACCTGAACGCGGCTCTGCGCGCGCACGCGCTGTTCCAGAAAGATGTGGACTACATCGTGCGCAACAACGAAGTCATCATCGTGGACGAATTCACCGGGCGCACCATGCCTGGGCGGCGCTGGTCGGAGGGACTGCATCAGGCGATCGAAGCCAAGGAAGGCGTGCCCATCCAGAATGAAAATCAGACCCTGGCTTCGATCACCTTCCAGAACTACTTTCGGTTATACGACAAGCTGTCGGGCATGACCGGCACCGCCGATACCGAGGCCTTCGAATTTCATCAGATCTACAACCTCGAAGTGGTCGTCATCCCCACGCATCAGAACATGGTGCGCAAGGACAACGGCGATCTGGTATACCTGACCATCGCCGAGAAATTCCAGGCCATCATCGAAGACATCAAGGCATGTGTTGCCGAAGGCCAGCCGATATTGGTCGGCACCGCGTCGGTCGAGGCATCGGAGACGCTGTCCGGCCTGCTAAACAAGGGCGGCATCAAACATCAGGTGCTCAACGCCAAGCAGCACGAGGCGGAGTCACACGTGATCGCGCAAGCCGGAAGGCCCGGCACGGTCACCATCGCCACCAACATGGCCGGCCGCGGCACCGACATCGTGCTGGGCGGCAGTCTGGATGTGGAACTCGCAGCACTTGGCGAAGACGCCGATGCAGGCGCCAGACATAAGGTGGAAAGTGAGTGGCGGCAGCGGCACGAGCAGGTGATCGCCGCGGGCGGGCTGCATATCGTCGGCACCGAACGCCACGATTCCCGGCGCATCGACAACCAGCTCCGTGGGCGCTCCGGGCGTCAGGGCGATCCCGGTTCGAGCCGCTTTTATCTGTCGCTGGAAGACAATCTCATGCGCATCTTCGCCTCCGACAGGGTGAAGGGGCTGATGCAGCGCCTCGGCATGAAAGAGGGCGAGTCGATCGAGCACCCCTGGGTCACGCGCGCTATCGAAAACGCGCAGCGCAAGGTCGAGGCGCATAATTTCGATACACGCAAGCACCTGCTGGAATACGACGACGTCGCCAACGACCAGCGCAAGGTGGTTTACCAGCAGCGCAACGAGTTGATTGAGGCCGATGACATCTCGGACAGCATCGTCGCCATACGCCAGGACGTGGTCAACGGCGTGATCAGCCAATACATCCCGCCGGGCAGTATCGAGGAGCAGTGGGACGTGTCGGGTCTTACCGAGGCCATAGAGCGTGAGTTCGGCCGCACGATGGCGCTTCAGCAGTGGCTGGACGAGGATCAGGCGCTGCACGAGGAGCCTTTGCGCGAGCGTATTCTGGCCGAGATCGCCGGCATCTACACGGACAAGGAGCAGCAGATCGGCGCGCACACGATGCGCCGGTTCGAACGTGACGTGATGCTGCAGATTCTGGACGGCCACTGGAAGGATCACCTGGCCGCCATGGACTACCTGCGCCAGGGTATTGGCCTGCGCGGCTACGCGCAAAAAAATCCCAAGCAGGAATACAAGCGTGAGGCGTTCGAGATGTTTCAGCAGATGCTGGAGCAGATCAAGCACGCCGTGGTATCCATCCTCGCCAGGGTACAGGTGCGCTCCGAACAGGAGCTCGATGAGCTGGAGCGGGAAAACCGCGAGACGCCCGCTATGCAGTACGAGCACGCCGATGCTGGCAGCGCGCTACATCCGGAGACGGATGCGAACCCCGATGCCGCCGAGCCGGAGACCGAACCCGCGCCACAGCCTTACCGGCGGCAGGGCCGCAAGGTCGGGCGCAATGAACCCTGCTGGTGCGATTCCGGCAAGAAGTTCAAGCAATGCCACGGCAGGCTGGCCTGA
- the argJ gene encoding bifunctional glutamate N-acetyltransferase/amino-acid acetyltransferase ArgJ encodes MAVGLNPPAQLLPVAGVRLAATAAGIRYQDRPGYQDRLDVALIELTPGSRIAAQFTRNAFRAAPVVIARLHLAAGAPRYLLINAGNANAGTGVDGIDDCLVTCVALAAKTGCSADEVLPFSTGVIGERLPVDRLVYALPTALSELAPDGWLRAATAIMTTDTVVKGASRVVSIAGQRVCITGIAKGAGMIRPDMATMLVFIATDASLPQGMLDAALQVAVDASFNCITVDGDTSTNDACVLIATGRSGVDIETDSARAQFQLSLNEVAIELAQAIVRDGEGASKFITVAVIGAASVDEARRVAFTIAHSPLVKTAFFASDPNWGRILAAVGRADVEDLAIEGVEISLDDVCVARSGAVAREYTEAAGRRVMGQPEIVLRVDLNRGAGSFRVWTSDLSYEYVRINAEYRS; translated from the coding sequence GTGGCCGTCGGCCTGAATCCGCCCGCGCAGCTGTTGCCGGTCGCTGGCGTGCGGCTGGCGGCGACAGCGGCTGGTATTCGTTATCAAGACCGTCCGGGCTATCAAGATCGTCTGGATGTCGCGCTGATCGAACTGACACCCGGCAGCCGCATCGCCGCCCAGTTCACCCGCAACGCATTCCGCGCGGCGCCGGTCGTCATCGCCCGGCTACACCTCGCCGCGGGCGCACCCCGCTATCTGCTTATCAACGCCGGTAACGCCAACGCCGGAACCGGCGTTGATGGTATCGACGACTGCCTTGTGACTTGCGTGGCGCTGGCCGCAAAGACAGGTTGTAGCGCGGACGAAGTGCTGCCATTTTCCACCGGCGTCATCGGCGAGCGCCTGCCGGTCGACCGGCTCGTGTACGCGCTTCCCACCGCACTGTCAGAACTCGCGCCGGATGGCTGGTTACGCGCGGCGACGGCGATCATGACCACCGACACTGTGGTCAAAGGCGCGTCCCGCGTGGTGTCAATCGCAGGCCAGCGTGTGTGTATTACGGGCATCGCTAAGGGCGCGGGCATGATCCGCCCCGACATGGCGACGATGCTGGTGTTTATCGCGACCGACGCGTCTCTGCCGCAGGGGATGCTGGATGCCGCGTTGCAAGTCGCGGTCGATGCATCGTTCAACTGCATCACGGTCGATGGCGACACCTCCACCAACGACGCCTGCGTGCTCATCGCCACGGGCCGATCCGGTGTCGATATCGAAACGGATTCGGCCCGAGCGCAATTTCAATTATCCCTGAACGAGGTCGCTATCGAGCTGGCGCAGGCGATCGTGCGGGACGGAGAGGGCGCCAGCAAGTTTATTACCGTGGCGGTGATTGGCGCGGCCAGCGTGGACGAGGCGCGTCGCGTCGCGTTTACCATAGCGCATTCGCCACTGGTCAAGACCGCGTTTTTCGCCAGCGATCCGAACTGGGGCCGGATACTCGCGGCGGTAGGACGCGCCGATGTCGAGGATCTGGCTATCGAAGGCGTGGAAATATCCCTGGATGACGTGTGTGTGGCGCGTAGTGGTGCTGTGGCGCGGGAGTACACCGAAGCCGCGGGCCGGCGCGTCATGGGCCAGCCGGAGATCGTGCTGCGGGTGGATTTGAACCGTGGCGCCGGCTCGTTTCGCGTATGGACATCGGACCTGTCGTACGAGTACGTGCGTATCAACGCGGAATACCGCAGCTAG
- a CDS encoding Nudix family hydrolase, which produces MPETFIHVVAAALFDKGGKVLIARRPDHLHQGGKWEFPGGKVEVRETPTDALARELFEELGVHAREFAPLIQVRHRYTDKAVLLDVWKVTRYEGEPYGKENQALTWSAPRGLARFTFPDANLPILKALDLPELYLITPPPGPDAARFVENLEAALTRGIKLVQLRAPDMNQTGYASLARAALARCRAHGARMLINAEPQWAMSLGADGVHVNSARLERLRTRPLPTDYLLSVACHNPRELALANTIHADLALVSPVNATLSHPYATPLGWSGFRVLCEQAMMPIYALGGMSPHDASRAQHNGGQGIAAIRSLWR; this is translated from the coding sequence ATGCCCGAGACATTCATCCACGTGGTTGCCGCCGCGCTGTTCGACAAGGGCGGTAAAGTGCTGATCGCGCGGCGTCCGGACCATCTGCATCAAGGCGGCAAGTGGGAATTTCCCGGCGGCAAGGTGGAAGTCCGCGAAACGCCCACCGACGCGTTGGCACGCGAGCTGTTCGAAGAACTTGGCGTGCATGCGCGGGAATTTGCGCCGCTGATTCAGGTTCGTCACCGTTATACGGACAAGGCCGTGCTGCTGGACGTCTGGAAAGTAACCCGCTACGAGGGCGAGCCCTACGGCAAAGAGAACCAGGCACTAACCTGGAGTGCGCCGCGCGGCCTTGCGCGCTTCACCTTTCCCGACGCGAATTTACCGATCCTGAAAGCGCTGGATTTGCCCGAGCTTTATCTGATCACGCCGCCACCCGGACCGGATGCGGCTCGCTTCGTCGAAAATCTGGAAGCAGCTTTAACGAGGGGCATCAAACTCGTGCAACTACGCGCGCCCGATATGAACCAGACCGGCTATGCCAGCCTCGCCCGCGCCGCGCTAGCTCGATGTCGCGCGCATGGCGCGCGCATGCTGATAAACGCTGAGCCCCAATGGGCGATGAGTCTCGGCGCCGACGGCGTACACGTCAACAGTGCGCGGCTCGAGCGTCTGCGCACCAGACCTTTGCCGACCGATTACCTGTTGTCGGTCGCCTGTCACAATCCGAGGGAGCTTGCCCTCGCTAACACAATTCACGCCGACTTGGCACTCGTGTCGCCGGTCAACGCCACCCTCAGTCATCCGTACGCGACGCCATTGGGATGGTCCGGTTTTCGCGTGCTGTGCGAACAGGCGATGATGCCGATCTATGCCCTGGGCGGCATGTCGCCGCATGATGCAAGCCGGGCACAACACAATGGCGGTCAGGGAATCGCGGCTATTCGGTCGCTTTGGAGGTGA
- the zapD gene encoding cell division protein ZapD: MDRIVTYEQPLNERLRTFLRIEQLMDNFEHSLARDTAWDTQSALMLLLEILNLGARVDLKSELMMELKRQIANMERLEQAPMVDSSRLQGIVARHKQLIAKLHAQSGQPGAALKSNEFLNSIRQRTIIPGGTCDFDLPAFHYWLSEPVAARHGLLRTWIAPFKDIHAAIVDILGLVRESATPQRTRAAAGFYQQNLDVHQPYQLIRILLGEKSGYYPEVSAGKHRFTVRFLRQPSPDTRGVPVDKDLEFALACCAL; the protein is encoded by the coding sequence GTGGATCGGATCGTCACCTACGAACAACCGTTGAACGAGCGCCTGCGCACATTTTTGCGCATCGAACAGCTCATGGATAATTTCGAGCACTCTCTCGCCCGCGATACGGCATGGGATACTCAGAGCGCGCTCATGCTGCTGCTGGAGATCCTGAACCTGGGGGCCAGAGTCGATCTGAAAAGCGAACTGATGATGGAGCTCAAGCGACAGATCGCGAACATGGAACGGCTCGAACAGGCACCCATGGTGGACAGCAGCCGGCTGCAAGGCATCGTGGCGCGGCACAAACAACTGATTGCAAAGCTGCACGCCCAGAGCGGCCAGCCGGGTGCGGCGCTAAAAAGCAACGAGTTCCTGAACAGCATCAGACAGCGCACCATCATCCCGGGCGGCACCTGCGATTTCGATCTGCCTGCCTTTCATTATTGGCTGTCCGAACCGGTGGCGGCACGCCATGGCCTGCTGCGCACCTGGATCGCGCCGTTCAAGGACATTCACGCGGCCATCGTCGATATACTCGGTCTGGTTCGCGAGAGCGCCACCCCGCAACGGACCCGCGCTGCCGCGGGGTTTTATCAGCAGAATCTGGATGTGCATCAGCCTTACCAGTTGATCCGCATCCTGCTGGGCGAAAAGTCCGGCTATTATCCGGAAGTCAGCGCCGGCAAGCACCGTTTCACCGTCCGTTTCCTGCGGCAACCCTCGCCGGATACCCGCGGCGTACCGGTGGACAAGGATCTTGAATTCGCGCTCGCCTGTTGCGCGCTGTGA
- a CDS encoding dephospho-CoA kinase, with product MVTIGLTGGVGCGKSTVAALFEKRGAPVVDADVITRELTAHGAPALQRIVETFGAHLLLPDGQLDRRALRGLVFDRPRARHQLEAILHPRVREEISRRLSQLCAPYGIAVIPLLVESGMQNTVDRVLVVDCEEIRQVERVSTRDGCTPAAVRAIIATQAPRDARRAVADDIIVNDDVADPLEAEVERLHTQYLALAAGRDRSA from the coding sequence ATGGTTACCATCGGGCTGACCGGCGGCGTCGGCTGCGGCAAGAGCACCGTCGCGGCGCTGTTCGAAAAACGGGGCGCGCCGGTGGTGGACGCCGACGTGATTACGCGCGAACTCACCGCCCATGGGGCGCCTGCACTACAACGTATCGTCGAAACTTTCGGTGCGCATCTGCTGCTCCCCGACGGACAACTGGATCGACGCGCGTTGCGGGGGCTCGTGTTCGATCGACCCCGCGCGCGCCACCAGCTTGAAGCCATCCTGCATCCCCGCGTGCGCGAGGAGATTTCGCGGCGTCTGAGTCAGCTTTGCGCGCCGTACGGCATTGCGGTGATCCCGCTGCTGGTGGAATCCGGCATGCAGAATACGGTGGATCGCGTGCTGGTAGTCGATTGTGAGGAGATTCGGCAGGTCGAGCGCGTGAGCACGCGCGACGGTTGCACGCCGGCCGCTGTCCGCGCCATCATCGCCACCCAGGCGCCACGCGACGCGCGACGCGCCGTCGCCGACGATATCATCGTTAATGATGACGTCGCCGATCCTCTCGAAGCGGAAGTCGAACGTCTCCATACGCAATACCTCGCTCTCGCCGCCGGGCGCGATCGGAGCGCTTGA
- a CDS encoding prepilin peptidase, whose product MLGVFQTNPLLYLLATGLLGLIVGSFLNVVIHRLPVMMRRTWTLECQAWLDSKQGAVDDNGEETYNLLTPGSHCPNCGHRIGALENIPIISYVALGGRCAKCHAPISRRYPLVEALTALLSVAVAWRFGIAWETAAALLFTWALIALSSIDMDTTLLPDSITLPGLWLGVLLNMGGLFTDLQASVLGAIFGYLSLWCVYHAFKLITGKEGMGYGDFKLLAMLGAWAGWQALPLIILFSSAIGAIVGVGLILVLGRDRNVPIPFGPYLAMAGWIGLLWGTPITDWYLRHAS is encoded by the coding sequence ATGCTTGGCGTATTCCAGACCAACCCACTGTTATATCTGCTGGCTACCGGCCTGCTCGGGCTCATTGTCGGGAGCTTTCTCAACGTTGTCATTCACCGCCTGCCCGTCATGATGCGGCGGACATGGACCCTTGAATGCCAGGCGTGGCTGGACAGCAAACAGGGCGCGGTCGATGATAACGGCGAGGAAACTTACAACCTGCTGACGCCCGGTTCCCATTGCCCAAACTGCGGTCACCGCATCGGCGCGCTGGAAAACATCCCCATCATCAGTTACGTGGCGCTGGGCGGTCGCTGCGCCAAATGTCACGCGCCGATCTCGCGGCGTTATCCGCTGGTCGAGGCGCTGACCGCGTTATTGTCCGTCGCTGTCGCGTGGCGCTTCGGAATTGCTTGGGAAACAGCGGCCGCACTGCTTTTTACCTGGGCGCTGATCGCGCTGTCGTCCATCGACATGGACACTACACTGCTGCCGGATTCGATCACCTTGCCCGGGCTATGGCTGGGCGTGCTGCTGAACATGGGCGGTCTGTTTACCGACCTGCAAGCCAGCGTGCTGGGGGCGATCTTTGGTTATCTGAGCCTCTGGTGTGTATATCACGCCTTCAAACTGATAACCGGCAAGGAAGGCATGGGCTACGGCGACTTCAAACTGCTCGCCATGCTGGGCGCGTGGGCCGGCTGGCAGGCGCTGCCGCTGATCATATTGTTCTCCTCGGCCATTGGCGCAATCGTCGGCGTGGGCCTGATATTAGTTCTGGGCCGTGATCGCAACGTGCCCATACCGTTCGGCCCCTATCTCGCAATGGCCGGATGGATCGGGCTGCTGTGGGGCACACCGATTACGGACTGGTATTTGCGCCACGCGAGTTGA
- a CDS encoding type II secretion system F family protein gives MATQTARASQPAQGTQAGKTTQNARATPAGSARTKQPVTFVWEGVNKQGNKIKGESPAHNEATLKAELRRKGISPLKVKKKSKPLLARKKKIGAKDICLFARQFATMMPAGVPLVQSLDIIGQGHDNPSMRTLVLTIKADIEGGTNLTEALSKHPRQFDDLFCNLVHAGEQSGALESLLDKIATYKEKTEALKGKIKKALFYPAAVVVVAFIVSAILLLFVVPMFEELFSGFGADLPAFTLFVIQLSEALQAWWWAVLVGIVGAAYAFKQATRRSPAFNRVLDIWSLKIPVVGNILEKSSIARFARTLATMFAAGMPLVEAMDSVAGATGNALYREATLKIKDEVATGTQLQQAMRSANLFPNMMVQMVAIGEESGALDDMLSKVAEFYEAEVDNLVDGLSSLLEPLIMAVLGVVVGGLVVAMYLPIFKLGAVV, from the coding sequence ATGGCGACACAGACGGCGCGGGCATCGCAGCCCGCCCAGGGAACACAGGCCGGCAAGACGACACAAAACGCGCGCGCGACCCCGGCGGGGTCAGCTCGTACGAAGCAGCCCGTGACGTTTGTCTGGGAGGGTGTCAACAAACAGGGCAACAAGATCAAAGGCGAGTCGCCGGCACACAACGAGGCGACGCTCAAGGCTGAACTGCGCCGCAAAGGCATCAGCCCGCTCAAGGTCAAAAAGAAATCCAAGCCGCTGCTGGCCCGCAAAAAGAAGATCGGCGCCAAAGATATCTGCCTTTTCGCAAGACAGTTCGCGACCATGATGCCGGCCGGGGTACCGCTGGTGCAGTCGCTGGACATCATCGGCCAGGGGCACGACAACCCCTCCATGCGCACGCTGGTGCTCACCATCAAGGCGGACATCGAGGGCGGCACGAACCTCACTGAAGCGCTGAGCAAACACCCGCGGCAGTTCGACGATTTGTTCTGCAACCTGGTGCACGCCGGCGAACAGTCCGGTGCGCTGGAATCGCTGCTGGACAAGATCGCCACCTACAAGGAGAAGACCGAGGCGCTTAAAGGCAAGATCAAAAAGGCGCTGTTTTACCCGGCCGCGGTGGTCGTGGTCGCTTTCATCGTCTCGGCCATTCTGCTGCTGTTCGTCGTACCGATGTTTGAGGAACTGTTCTCGGGATTTGGCGCCGATCTGCCGGCTTTCACCTTGTTTGTCATCCAGCTCTCCGAGGCCCTACAGGCCTGGTGGTGGGCGGTTCTGGTCGGCATCGTTGGCGCGGCGTACGCCTTCAAGCAGGCGACTCGGCGTTCGCCGGCGTTCAATCGCGTGCTGGACATCTGGTCGCTCAAAATACCGGTGGTCGGCAACATTCTGGAAAAATCCTCGATCGCCCGCTTCGCGCGCACTCTGGCGACCATGTTCGCCGCCGGCATGCCGCTGGTCGAGGCCATGGATTCGGTCGCGGGCGCCACCGGTAACGCACTTTACCGCGAGGCAACCCTGAAGATAAAAGATGAGGTCGCCACCGGCACCCAGTTGCAACAGGCGATGCGCTCCGCGAATTTGTTTCCGAACATGATGGTACAGATGGTGGCGATCGGCGAGGAGTCCGGCGCACTGGACGACATGCTCAGCAAGGTCGCCGAGTTCTACGAGGCCGAGGTGGATAATCTGGTGGACGGCCTGAGCAGTCTCCTGGAACCGCTGATCATGGCGGTACTGGGCGTGGTGGTGGGCGGCCTGGTGGTCGCCATGTATCTGCCGATCTTCAAACTGGGCGCGGTGGTCTAG